A stretch of Myroides oncorhynchi DNA encodes these proteins:
- the trmD gene encoding tRNA (guanosine(37)-N1)-methyltransferase TrmD, with amino-acid sequence MRIDIISVLPELIESPFQASILKRAIEKELVEVHFHNLRDYSTNKHKNVDDYQFGGGAGMVMSVEPIDKCITALKAEREYDEVIYMTPDGETLNQQMANGMSMLKNIIILCGHYKGVDQRVRDHFITKEISIGDYVLSGGELGAAILCDSIIRLIPGVLSNETSALTDSFQDNLLAPPIYTRPAEYKGWKVPDVLLSGNFAVIDKWREDMAYEHTKTRRPDLLERED; translated from the coding sequence ATGCGCATAGACATTATTTCCGTTTTACCAGAATTAATAGAAAGTCCTTTTCAAGCTTCAATTCTTAAAAGAGCAATAGAGAAAGAACTAGTAGAAGTACATTTTCACAACTTACGCGATTACAGTACTAATAAGCATAAGAACGTAGATGATTACCAATTCGGTGGTGGTGCAGGAATGGTAATGAGTGTAGAGCCAATAGATAAATGTATCACTGCTCTAAAGGCAGAACGCGAATACGATGAAGTAATCTATATGACTCCCGACGGAGAAACATTAAATCAACAAATGGCTAATGGAATGTCAATGCTTAAGAATATTATTATTCTATGTGGACATTATAAAGGGGTTGATCAACGTGTACGTGATCACTTTATCACTAAAGAGATTTCTATCGGTGACTATGTACTCTCTGGAGGAGAATTAGGCGCTGCAATCTTATGTGACTCTATTATCCGATTAATCCCAGGAGTACTATCTAATGAAACATCAGCCTTAACAGATAGTTTCCAAGATAACTTACTAGCTCCACCTATCTATACTAGACCAGCTGAATACAAAGGATGGAAGGTACCAGATGTACTACTAAGTGGTAATTTTGCAGTCATAGATAAATGGAGAGAAGATATGGCTTATGAACATACGAAAACAAGAAGACCTGATTTACTAGAAAGAGAAGATTAA
- the rplS gene encoding 50S ribosomal protein L19, whose protein sequence is MADLMKFVQDELVTKKEFPKFNAGDTITVYYEIKEGDKKRTQFFKGVVIQRRGHGATETFTIRKMSGNVGVERIFPVNMPALEKIEVNQRGKVRRARIFYFRELTGKKAKIKERRR, encoded by the coding sequence ATGGCAGATTTAATGAAATTCGTTCAAGACGAATTAGTTACAAAAAAAGAATTTCCTAAATTCAATGCAGGAGATACTATCACAGTTTACTACGAAATTAAAGAGGGTGACAAAAAAAGAACTCAGTTCTTTAAAGGAGTAGTTATTCAAAGAAGAGGACACGGTGCTACTGAAACTTTTACTATCCGTAAAATGTCAGGTAACGTTGGTGTAGAGCGTATCTTCCCAGTTAACATGCCAGCTTTAGAAAAAATCGAAGTTAATCAAAGAGGTAAAGTACGTAGAGCTCGTATCTTCTACTTCAGAGAACTTACTGGTAAAAAAGCAAAAATCAAAGAAAGAAGAAGATAA
- a CDS encoding ABC transporter permease/M1 family aminopeptidase, whose translation MFGTIFSFEIKRWLKNWVFYLYLGLFFALGFLTMASLAGVFDFVQVSSTSLTKYNSPYMLTNIIDGFNNLLYFMFPSIIGASIYRDFRYDVHHILFSYPFSKVEYLAGKFLSSFLVTLLISVMIGIGIYVATLLPWTNGLLIGPNTFWNYAQVYIFAIIPNMLFFGSIVFVVVTLSRSVYIGFVSMVILLIIQGILSGLGHDLDNKELVALLEPSGGSALSYYTEYWTIDEMNMNNLPIEKWYLWNRLIWLGVSLLFLLGLGKMFSFTQQPITFGRKAKKGERVTKNNFGGLTRIELPKVGYDFSLKTQWNNIFSFALGEIKYLAKNRVFMVLVGLGVLMMLLVASSATSMFGTTIYPVTRVMLEIPGSTFQFVIMIITFLGAGLLVHRGKLANMNLLIDATPTPNYVFFISKFLGLITVQLLLLLVVIVGGIAVQVFNGYFNFEIGLYLKQLIGFSWVWYIIWAGLAIAVQTYFRNYLVGFFVLFVFFLFGNQLSKIGIEQRIFFFNKLPSPRYSDMNGFGSDVGRYFVYAFYWILFICSLSGLSLLFWRRGIVSNIKERFYFAKQRATRVIVIPTVIFAVAFFSLGGYLYYENTVLNVYTSDKEGELQTVAYEKTYKKYENMLLPRITDIKVDVDLYPYTRDFSAKGQFILENKNEGAVDSLFVNYTNDYLNIITIEGAKEVLNDTVHSIRIYKLDKPLASGEKLTFKFEMKNKPNTLIRNNSAVIENGTFINNSMFPSFGYNDSGELEDDEVRKKYDLAPKERMAAQTDKKALQNTYISSDSDWVTFETTVSTAANQIAIAPGYLQKEWKEGNRRYFHYKMDQKMLNFYAFNSARYEVKRDKWNDINIEIYYHKGHEYNLDRMINGVKKSLAYYEKEFSPYQHKQVRIIEFPSTMGTFAQSFANTIPFSEAIGFIAKIDEEADDKVDYPFSVTSHEVAHQWWAHQVIGANVQGATMLSESLAEYSSLKVLEKEYGKGQMRKFLKESLDKYLSRRGFESKKEKALMYNENQQHIHYNKGSLVFYAMSDYIGDDKLNNTLKEYIKKVAFQDAPYTTAGELVADIKLATPDSLQYLVKDMFETITLYDNYIEKAEVKKLENGKYEVKIKAIVSKYRAGEKGEKSYADGVSKTDTDSRTLVTKTEKGKEIKSLPLADYVEVGIFSQDSKNGDKKDKSKEKVLYLKKVKISDIKNDFMIIVDEKPTEVGIDPYNKLIDTESVDNRKSVN comes from the coding sequence ATGTTTGGAACTATTTTTTCATTTGAAATAAAGCGATGGTTAAAAAACTGGGTATTTTATTTATACCTAGGATTATTCTTTGCCTTAGGCTTTTTAACGATGGCGAGTTTAGCAGGGGTATTTGATTTTGTTCAAGTATCTTCTACATCGTTAACGAAGTATAACTCACCTTATATGTTGACTAATATAATAGATGGCTTTAATAATCTGTTATATTTTATGTTTCCATCTATTATAGGGGCTTCTATTTATAGAGACTTTCGATACGATGTGCATCACATATTATTCTCTTACCCTTTCTCTAAAGTAGAGTATTTAGCAGGTAAGTTTTTAAGCTCATTTCTTGTGACGCTATTAATTAGTGTGATGATTGGAATAGGTATTTATGTAGCGACTCTATTACCGTGGACTAACGGATTATTGATAGGACCTAATACATTTTGGAACTATGCGCAAGTTTACATATTCGCTATTATACCTAATATGTTATTCTTTGGTAGTATTGTATTTGTTGTCGTAACATTATCTAGAAGTGTATATATAGGATTTGTTTCTATGGTTATCTTGTTAATTATCCAAGGTATATTATCAGGATTAGGACATGACTTAGACAACAAAGAATTAGTAGCTTTATTAGAACCTTCAGGAGGCTCTGCATTAAGTTATTATACTGAATACTGGACGATCGATGAGATGAATATGAATAATCTACCGATAGAGAAATGGTATTTATGGAATCGTTTGATTTGGTTAGGTGTATCTTTATTGTTCTTGTTGGGATTAGGGAAGATGTTCTCTTTCACACAACAGCCGATTACTTTTGGTAGAAAGGCGAAAAAAGGCGAACGTGTAACTAAAAATAACTTTGGTGGATTAACGCGTATAGAGCTGCCTAAAGTAGGATATGATTTTTCATTAAAAACACAATGGAATAATATATTTAGTTTTGCCCTAGGAGAGATTAAGTATTTAGCTAAGAATAGAGTGTTTATGGTATTGGTTGGACTAGGTGTGTTAATGATGCTTTTAGTAGCATCTTCTGCTACATCAATGTTTGGAACTACTATATATCCTGTAACACGTGTAATGCTAGAAATACCAGGTTCTACATTTCAGTTTGTTATTATGATTATCACCTTTTTAGGTGCGGGATTACTTGTTCATAGAGGTAAGTTAGCAAATATGAATCTATTGATAGATGCAACACCAACACCTAATTATGTTTTCTTTATCTCTAAATTTTTAGGGTTAATAACAGTTCAATTACTATTGTTGTTAGTCGTCATAGTTGGAGGTATAGCTGTTCAGGTTTTTAATGGATATTTTAACTTTGAGATAGGTCTTTATTTAAAACAGTTGATAGGGTTTAGCTGGGTATGGTATATCATCTGGGCAGGATTAGCAATAGCAGTGCAGACATACTTTAGAAATTACTTAGTTGGTTTCTTTGTACTTTTTGTCTTTTTCTTATTTGGTAATCAACTTTCAAAAATTGGAATAGAACAACGTATATTCTTCTTTAATAAATTACCTAGTCCACGATATTCTGATATGAATGGTTTCGGAAGTGATGTAGGTAGATATTTTGTATATGCATTCTATTGGATATTGTTCATTTGTTCTTTAAGTGGTTTGAGTTTGTTGTTCTGGAGACGAGGTATTGTAAGTAATATAAAGGAACGATTCTATTTTGCCAAACAAAGGGCTACTCGTGTGATTGTTATCCCTACTGTAATATTTGCTGTTGCTTTCTTTAGTTTAGGAGGATATTTATACTATGAGAATACAGTACTTAATGTATATACATCAGATAAAGAAGGAGAGCTACAGACAGTGGCGTATGAGAAGACCTATAAGAAGTATGAGAATATGCTTTTACCTCGTATCACAGACATTAAGGTAGATGTAGACTTATATCCTTATACGAGAGATTTCTCTGCTAAAGGACAATTCATTTTAGAGAATAAGAATGAAGGAGCTGTTGATAGTCTATTTGTTAACTATACAAATGATTATCTAAATATTATCACTATCGAGGGAGCTAAGGAAGTATTGAATGATACTGTACATAGCATTAGAATCTATAAACTTGATAAACCGTTAGCATCAGGAGAGAAGTTAACGTTTAAGTTTGAAATGAAGAATAAGCCTAATACGCTTATTCGCAATAATTCTGCTGTTATTGAGAATGGTACATTTATAAATAATAGTATGTTCCCATCATTTGGATATAACGACAGTGGAGAATTAGAAGATGATGAGGTACGTAAGAAGTATGATCTAGCGCCAAAAGAACGTATGGCAGCACAGACAGATAAGAAAGCACTTCAGAATACTTACATTAGTAGTGATTCAGATTGGGTAACTTTTGAAACCACTGTTAGTACTGCTGCAAATCAGATAGCGATAGCACCTGGATATTTACAAAAAGAATGGAAAGAAGGTAATAGACGTTATTTCCATTATAAGATGGATCAAAAGATGCTGAACTTTTATGCGTTTAACTCTGCTAGATATGAGGTGAAACGCGATAAGTGGAACGATATAAACATAGAAATCTATTATCATAAAGGGCATGAATATAACCTAGATCGTATGATAAATGGTGTCAAAAAATCATTAGCTTATTATGAGAAAGAGTTTAGCCCATATCAACATAAGCAAGTGCGTATTATTGAATTTCCTAGTACAATGGGAACATTCGCACAGTCTTTTGCAAATACGATACCATTCTCTGAAGCTATTGGTTTTATAGCGAAGATAGATGAGGAAGCAGATGACAAGGTTGATTATCCTTTTTCTGTTACTTCTCATGAGGTAGCACATCAATGGTGGGCACACCAAGTTATCGGAGCTAATGTACAAGGGGCAACAATGCTTTCTGAGAGTTTAGCTGAATATAGTTCTTTAAAAGTTTTAGAAAAAGAATATGGAAAAGGCCAAATGCGCAAATTCTTAAAAGAGTCATTAGATAAATATTTGAGCAGACGTGGTTTTGAATCTAAGAAAGAAAAAGCACTGATGTATAATGAGAATCAACAACATATTCATTATAATAAAGGTTCCCTAGTATTTTATGCTATGAGTGATTATATAGGTGATGATAAGTTAAATAATACACTAAAAGAGTATATTAAAAAAGTAGCTTTTCAAGATGCACCTTATACTACAGCTGGTGAATTAGTAGCAGATATAAAACTAGCTACACCAGATTCACTTCAGTATCTTGTCAAAGATATGTTTGAAACGATTACACTATATGATAATTATATAGAGAAAGCTGAGGTTAAAAAGCTAGAGAATGGAAAGTACGAAGTGAAAATAAAGGCTATCGTTAGTAAGTACAGAGCTGGTGAGAAAGGAGAGAAGAGCTATGCTGATGGTGTTTCTAAGACTGATACAGATAGTAGAACACTGGTAACTAAAACAGAAAAGGGCAAAGAGATTAAATCTCTCCCTTTAGCTGATTATGTAGAGGTTGGTATCTTTAGTCAAGACAGTAAAAATGGGGATAAGAAAGATAAGAGTAAAGAGAAAGTCTTATATCTGAAGAAAGTGAAGATTTCAGATATTAAGAATGACTTTATGATTATAGTAGATGAGAAACCAACTGAGGTAGGTATAGATCCTTATAATAAATTAATTGATACAGAATCTGTTGATAATAGAAAAAGTGTAAACTAA